One Myxococcus stipitatus DNA segment encodes these proteins:
- a CDS encoding sulfatase-like hydrolase/transferase, translating to MSSTQTAPRSFAERLPRRLVEALPLWGPALVWCLLHGLLALVFFGAPLFSSVERLAPSLRPLLLAGGLVQALFLGLLAFVATLPLTLLGRRYAIAMPVLVALGVALLGVDALVLSSLGFHINGLVLAVALQPRALAETGLAPHEVALLALGALAAVSLDAWVGSRFIAKGLGPRPRRTGQAVLALILVCTLERLGSAWLVFAHGGAVLHAATTLPLQAPVRMNSLLAKVTGRPPASGLRLGVSPEAGAPASSIDPASVKFTRTPDIVLVLVESLRDDFFREDVMPHLWRRARTGTRFLRHHSAASSTDYSLFSLFFGLEAQRRDAVVGAGRAPLLFPALKHNGYRQAFLAASSVDWMGLKDTVFRDVQGGLRTDYDGRSHLRDAAMVEDALRIAEQTPRDTPLFLFVFFAGTHFDYDYPPRSAVFSPAWDGKGGLATARVPAEHLKARAWNSAYEVDTKVEELLSRIEATRGARPLVIFTGDHGEEFREHGRVGHASDVTELQLHVPMLVFDERLPPGQVDAVTGHIDLVPTLFDLLGDAHPPEQLGDGVPMTRPDPRRYLLTTIGWEPRYALIGQQLKVRFGAGLPGTELSDMWDRPLPDAQERFAAEAPRILRRLRGEPAGGEQASPAPATAPPATATPSRP from the coding sequence ATGTCATCGACGCAGACCGCTCCCCGCTCCTTCGCCGAGAGGCTCCCCCGACGGCTGGTGGAGGCCCTTCCACTCTGGGGACCCGCGCTCGTCTGGTGCCTGCTGCACGGCCTGCTCGCGCTCGTCTTCTTCGGCGCGCCGCTCTTCTCCTCCGTGGAGCGCCTGGCGCCGTCGCTGCGCCCCCTGCTGCTGGCGGGCGGCCTCGTCCAGGCGCTGTTCCTGGGCCTGCTCGCCTTCGTGGCGACACTGCCACTGACGCTGCTCGGCCGGCGCTACGCCATCGCGATGCCGGTGTTGGTGGCCCTGGGCGTGGCGCTGCTCGGCGTGGACGCGCTGGTGCTGTCCTCGCTGGGTTTCCACATCAACGGCCTGGTGCTCGCGGTGGCGCTGCAGCCCCGGGCGCTGGCGGAGACGGGGCTCGCGCCCCACGAGGTGGCGCTGCTCGCCCTTGGGGCCCTCGCCGCGGTGTCGCTCGACGCGTGGGTCGGCAGCCGCTTCATCGCGAAGGGCCTGGGGCCGCGCCCGCGCCGGACGGGGCAGGCGGTGCTCGCGCTGATACTGGTGTGCACCCTGGAGCGGCTGGGCAGCGCCTGGCTCGTCTTCGCGCATGGAGGCGCCGTGCTGCACGCGGCCACCACCCTGCCCCTCCAGGCCCCGGTGCGGATGAATTCGCTGCTCGCGAAGGTGACGGGCCGCCCTCCCGCCTCCGGCCTGCGCCTGGGGGTCAGCCCCGAGGCGGGCGCCCCCGCGTCGAGCATCGACCCGGCCTCGGTGAAGTTCACGCGCACGCCGGACATCGTGCTGGTGCTGGTGGAGAGCCTTCGCGACGACTTCTTCCGCGAGGACGTGATGCCCCACCTGTGGCGGCGCGCCCGGACGGGCACGCGCTTCCTGCGCCACCACAGCGCCGCCAGCTCCACGGACTACTCGCTCTTCAGCCTCTTCTTCGGGCTGGAGGCGCAGCGCCGGGACGCCGTCGTCGGCGCCGGGCGCGCGCCGCTCTTGTTCCCCGCGCTGAAGCACAACGGCTACCGCCAGGCCTTCCTCGCGGCCTCGTCGGTGGACTGGATGGGCCTGAAGGACACCGTCTTCCGCGACGTGCAGGGCGGGCTGCGCACGGACTACGACGGGCGCAGCCACCTGCGCGACGCCGCCATGGTGGAGGACGCGCTGCGCATCGCCGAGCAGACGCCTCGCGACACGCCGCTGTTCCTCTTCGTCTTCTTCGCGGGCACGCACTTCGATTACGACTATCCGCCCCGCTCGGCGGTGTTCTCCCCGGCGTGGGACGGCAAGGGGGGGCTCGCCACCGCGCGGGTGCCCGCCGAGCACCTCAAGGCCCGCGCGTGGAACTCCGCCTACGAGGTGGACACGAAGGTGGAGGAGCTGCTGTCGCGCATCGAGGCCACGCGTGGCGCGCGGCCCCTGGTCATCTTCACCGGCGACCACGGCGAGGAGTTCCGCGAGCACGGCCGCGTGGGCCACGCCAGCGACGTCACGGAGCTCCAGCTCCACGTCCCCATGCTCGTCTTCGACGAGCGCCTGCCTCCCGGACAGGTCGACGCCGTCACGGGCCATATCGACCTGGTCCCCACGCTCTTCGACCTGCTGGGAGACGCCCACCCCCCGGAGCAGCTGGGCGATGGCGTCCCCATGACCCGGCCGGACCCGCGGCGCTACCTGCTCACCACCATCGGCTGGGAGCCGCGCTATGCGCTCATCGGCCAGCAGCTCAAGGTGCGCTTCGGCGCGGGCCTGCCGGGCACGGAGCTGTCGGACATGTGGGATCGCCCCCTCCCGGACGCCCAGGAGCGCTTCGCCGCCGAGGCCCCGCGCATCCTGCGCCGCCTGCGCGGAGAGCCCGCGGGAGGTGAGCAGGCCAGCCCCGCGCCCGCCACCGCGCCTCCCGCGACGGCGACGCCTTCACGCCCCTGA
- a CDS encoding LysR family transcriptional regulator: MPPRKLARPLVWLESFTAAVEAGSIEAAAEHLGVARSVVSEHIRSLELALAEGATLLERGPGRRLQLTARGERLFAGTQTPLHQLDMKRLRDLASAEPVVRLGLNPTLSLSLLGKVARDAAATGLKLVLSFGGPHELTRQVQTRQLDLALDFTPLPPHEGVESESLLRMPFVVLAGPDSALAVSAAGRKALHVKDLEGHPFVDWLRDDPYGGANSARFAAHGVSVQEVARAESFLLLYDLLRAFRACAITPDLRAMHPFPPDIRAWPLREEEPQAVEVVALWPSGSLSPGASSLLGGLRQPV; encoded by the coding sequence ATGCCTCCCCGCAAGCTCGCGCGTCCCCTCGTCTGGCTGGAGTCCTTCACCGCCGCGGTGGAGGCGGGCAGCATCGAGGCCGCCGCCGAGCACCTCGGTGTCGCCCGCTCCGTGGTGAGCGAGCACATCCGCTCGCTGGAGCTGGCGCTCGCCGAGGGCGCCACGCTGCTGGAGCGTGGCCCCGGACGCCGGCTCCAGCTCACCGCGCGCGGCGAGCGCCTCTTCGCGGGCACGCAGACGCCGCTGCACCAGCTCGACATGAAGCGGCTGCGGGACCTGGCCAGCGCGGAGCCCGTGGTGCGCCTGGGCCTCAACCCCACGCTGTCGCTCTCCCTGTTGGGCAAGGTGGCCCGGGACGCGGCGGCCACGGGCCTCAAGCTGGTGCTCAGCTTCGGCGGCCCTCACGAACTGACCCGGCAGGTCCAGACGCGCCAGCTCGACCTGGCGCTCGACTTCACGCCCCTGCCTCCGCACGAGGGCGTGGAGTCCGAGTCGCTCCTGCGCATGCCCTTCGTCGTGCTCGCCGGCCCGGACAGCGCCTTGGCCGTCTCCGCCGCCGGGCGCAAGGCGCTGCACGTGAAGGACCTGGAGGGACACCCCTTCGTGGACTGGCTGCGCGACGACCCCTACGGCGGCGCCAACAGCGCGCGCTTCGCGGCGCACGGCGTCTCCGTCCAGGAGGTCGCCCGCGCTGAGAGCTTCCTGCTCCTCTACGATTTGCTGAGGGCCTTCCGCGCGTGCGCCATCACCCCGGACCTGCGCGCCATGCACCCCTTCCCACCCGACATCCGCGCCTGGCCCCTGCGCGAGGAGGAGCCCCAGGCCGTCGAGGTCGTGGCCCTCTGGCCCTCCGGCTCGCTCAGCCCCGGCGCGTCCTCCCTGCTGGGTGGACTCCGCCAACCCGTATGA